The Marinilongibacter aquaticus genome has a window encoding:
- a CDS encoding PAS domain-containing sensor histidine kinase — protein sequence MTNKLVLTTVYKVLFENANEGIFLVNKQGVILLANESLEKLFGYKSGELINKPLDMLIPRKTKGKHSELMGSYFDRPSKRYIGGANILYGLRSDGIEIPVEISLSPYVYKGESFTLAFVIEISERLAAEEKLRQHQRNLERMVEERTLDLTKVVEELEIAHSELNQAFIKERELNELKSKFVTVVSHEFRTPLATMSSSLSLIRNYVHKEDPAKILNHVERIKSSINHLSEMLNDVLEVNRIEEQKFTVVPESLDLTAFVKSLKEYFEPLLVAGKTLTLSVPENLEVESDKKLLRHILQNLISNAIKFSFNNSEIALKLEENGEDLLFSIKNQGLGIPDDDVQHIFEPFFRGQNTGHIVGTGLGLNIAHQYAMELKGRIFLESEVNRSTTFYLSLPRHFLNEKKDSHN from the coding sequence TTGACAAACAAGTTGGTGTTAACTACGGTATATAAGGTTTTGTTTGAAAATGCCAATGAGGGTATTTTTTTGGTAAACAAACAAGGGGTTATCCTTTTGGCCAACGAAAGCTTGGAAAAGCTTTTTGGCTATAAAAGTGGCGAGTTGATCAATAAACCTTTGGATATGCTGATTCCCCGAAAAACAAAGGGAAAGCACAGCGAACTGATGGGTTCTTATTTCGACAGGCCCAGTAAAAGGTACATCGGTGGAGCCAACATTCTGTATGGTTTGCGTTCCGATGGAATCGAGATTCCCGTGGAAATTAGTTTGAGCCCTTATGTATACAAAGGAGAGTCTTTTACTTTGGCTTTTGTGATCGAGATTAGTGAAAGGCTGGCGGCCGAAGAAAAATTGAGGCAGCACCAACGTAATTTGGAACGTATGGTAGAAGAGCGTACCTTGGATCTTACTAAGGTAGTGGAAGAGTTGGAAATTGCCCACTCCGAATTGAATCAGGCCTTTATTAAAGAGCGGGAGCTGAACGAGCTGAAGAGTAAATTTGTGACGGTGGTGTCGCATGAGTTTCGAACACCCCTGGCCACAATGTCGTCTTCTTTGAGTTTGATTCGGAATTATGTGCACAAAGAAGATCCCGCCAAGATATTGAATCATGTAGAGCGAATCAAAAGCTCGATCAATCACCTTTCGGAGATGCTGAACGATGTGTTGGAAGTGAACCGAATCGAGGAACAGAAATTTACGGTTGTTCCTGAAAGTCTCGATTTGACGGCTTTCGTGAAAAGTTTGAAAGAATACTTTGAACCTCTTTTGGTGGCAGGCAAAACCCTAACGCTTTCGGTGCCCGAGAATTTGGAAGTGGAGAGCGACAAGAAATTGTTGCGGCATATTTTGCAGAATTTGATCTCGAACGCGATCAAATTTTCCTTCAATAACTCCGAGATAGCCCTAAAATTGGAGGAAAATGGAGAGGACTTGCTGTTTTCTATTAAAAATCAAGGCTTGGGTATTCCCGACGACGATGTACAGCATATCTTTGAACCTTTCTTCCGCGGGCAAAATACTGGACATATTGTGGGAACAGGACTTGGGCTGAACATAGCCCACCAATATGCTATGGAGCTTAAAGGAAGGATTTTTTTAGAAAGCGAAGTGAATCGAAGCACTACATTTTATTTAAGCCTACCAAGACATTTTTTGAATGAAAAAAAAGATAGCCATAATTGA
- the ccoG gene encoding cytochrome c oxidase accessory protein CcoG yields MDAKVEKLLEEEFRNHVSNTDAEGNRLWIYARIVKGKFYKYRSQFSWLLLAMLFAFPFIKVNGNQFFMFNIIERRFNFFGIQFYPQDFHLVALGMLITLVFIALFTALFGRVWCGWACPQTIFMEMVFRKIENWVEGDYRAQKRLDDAPWNWDKISKKGFKHFIFFTISFLIANTFLAYIIGSDTLFQIILDNPSNHLGGLAFLIVFTFVFYFVFAKFRENVCTVVCPYGRLQSSLIDKRSLIVGYDSVRGEPRGKKSKKENETHGDCIDCKICVQVCPTGIDIRDGLQMECVACTACIDACDDVMEKIHRPKGLIRYTSLENLQGVKSKLVNLRNVAYSAVLVLLLGIFAILLLNRGDIEATVLRTPGLTFKEDNRGFINNLYSYSVLNKTNKTLDFQLEISGIADTDVNWVGSKPTLEPGKLSEGIVMISVPKSEIQQLSTEIQLTFVSTDGEKILDKVNTSFIGPNQRKK; encoded by the coding sequence ATGGATGCTAAAGTCGAAAAACTGTTAGAAGAAGAGTTCAGAAACCACGTCTCCAACACAGATGCCGAGGGAAACAGGTTGTGGATATATGCCCGTATCGTAAAGGGTAAATTCTACAAATACCGCAGCCAGTTTTCGTGGCTTCTGTTGGCCATGCTCTTCGCTTTTCCCTTTATAAAAGTAAACGGGAATCAGTTTTTCATGTTTAACATAATCGAAAGGCGTTTCAACTTTTTCGGCATCCAATTCTATCCTCAAGACTTCCATTTGGTGGCTTTGGGCATGCTTATCACTTTGGTGTTCATTGCCCTTTTCACTGCCCTTTTTGGGCGTGTATGGTGCGGGTGGGCCTGTCCGCAAACCATATTCATGGAAATGGTTTTTCGCAAAATCGAAAACTGGGTAGAAGGCGATTACCGGGCTCAGAAACGCTTGGACGATGCCCCATGGAATTGGGACAAAATCAGCAAAAAAGGCTTTAAGCACTTCATTTTCTTTACCATTAGCTTTCTGATTGCCAACACTTTTTTGGCCTATATCATCGGCTCGGATACACTGTTCCAAATTATTTTGGACAACCCAAGCAATCATTTGGGCGGATTGGCTTTTCTAATTGTTTTCACCTTCGTCTTCTATTTTGTATTTGCCAAATTCCGTGAAAACGTATGCACGGTGGTGTGTCCTTATGGTCGCCTGCAAAGCTCCTTGATCGACAAACGCTCGCTTATAGTGGGTTACGATTCTGTTCGCGGCGAGCCGCGTGGCAAAAAGTCGAAAAAGGAAAACGAAACGCACGGCGATTGCATCGATTGCAAGATTTGCGTGCAGGTTTGCCCCACAGGAATCGATATTCGCGACGGCCTTCAGATGGAATGCGTGGCCTGTACGGCTTGTATCGATGCCTGCGACGATGTGATGGAAAAAATACACAGACCCAAAGGCCTGATCCGATACACTTCGCTCGAAAACCTTCAAGGCGTAAAAAGCAAGTTGGTCAATTTGCGAAATGTGGCCTATTCTGCAGTATTGGTTTTGCTCTTGGGCATTTTTGCTATTTTGCTTTTGAATCGGGGCGATATAGAAGCGACCGTTTTGCGTACGCCCGGGCTAACTTTTAAAGAAGACAACCGGGGTTTTATAAACAATTTGTACAGCTATTCTGTCTTGAACAAAACAAACAAGACCCTGGATTTCCAACTGGAAATTTCGGGAATTGCAGATACAGATGTTAACTGGGTGGGCTCCAAACCCACGCTCGAACCCGGAAAATTGAGCGAAGGCATCGTCATGATTTCTGTACCCAAAAGCGAGATTCAGCAATTGAGCACAGAAATACAACTCACGTTCGTTTCGACGGACGGTGAGAAAATATTGGACAAAGTGAATACATCTTTCATCGGACCAAACCAAAGAAAAAAATGA
- a CDS encoding MBL fold metallo-hydrolase — MTVEQIYTGCLAQGAYYIRSGQEAAIIDPLRETAPYMQRLARDGAKLKYIFETHFHADFVSGHVDLSEKSGAPIVYGPKAQPEFEAIIAEDEQIFEVGNVKIKVLHTPGHTIESTCYLLIDEEGKESALFSGDTLFLGDVGRPDLAQKSANMTQEELAGLLYDSLYTKILPLSDDITVYPAHGAGSACGKNMMKETVDSLGNQKKVNYALNQADRESFIKAVTDGLLPPPAYFGMNVAMNKKGYDSFEKVLDKGMKALDAEAFELVAENSGALILDTRDNGEFAKGFIPNAVNIGLKGDFAPWVGALIVDVQQPLLLVTAPGTEEEAVTRLSRVGFDNVIGYLEGGFPAWKEAMKEVDSVHRITAQEFASEFNLETSKVIDVRKESEYQAEHVEDAFNRPLAYINDWVGDINPEEHFFLHCAGGYRSMMAASILQARGYRNFSEIEGGFKSISETNLPKTDFVCQSKVFAS, encoded by the coding sequence ATGACAGTAGAACAAATTTACACTGGATGTTTAGCACAAGGTGCCTATTACATCCGCTCGGGCCAAGAAGCCGCAATTATTGATCCTTTACGCGAAACAGCCCCGTATATGCAACGTCTTGCACGCGACGGTGCCAAACTGAAATATATATTCGAAACGCATTTCCACGCCGATTTTGTAAGTGGCCATGTCGACCTCAGCGAAAAAAGCGGTGCTCCTATCGTATACGGCCCAAAAGCACAGCCCGAATTTGAAGCCATTATTGCCGAAGACGAGCAGATCTTTGAAGTCGGAAACGTGAAAATAAAAGTTTTGCACACACCCGGGCATACCATAGAAAGCACTTGCTACCTTTTGATCGATGAAGAAGGTAAAGAATCGGCTCTATTTAGCGGAGACACACTTTTCCTCGGCGATGTGGGGCGTCCCGACCTCGCTCAAAAATCAGCCAATATGACGCAAGAAGAATTGGCCGGACTACTATACGATAGTCTATATACGAAAATACTTCCGCTTTCTGACGACATCACTGTTTACCCTGCTCACGGAGCCGGATCGGCATGTGGAAAAAACATGATGAAAGAGACCGTTGACTCTTTGGGCAATCAGAAAAAAGTGAATTACGCCTTGAATCAAGCGGATCGGGAGTCTTTCATCAAAGCGGTAACCGATGGCCTGCTTCCTCCGCCAGCCTATTTCGGCATGAACGTGGCGATGAACAAAAAAGGTTACGACAGTTTCGAAAAAGTTTTGGACAAAGGCATGAAAGCCCTCGATGCCGAGGCATTCGAATTGGTTGCGGAAAACAGCGGAGCCTTGATCCTCGATACACGCGACAACGGTGAATTTGCCAAGGGTTTTATTCCCAACGCCGTAAACATCGGTCTTAAAGGAGATTTCGCTCCGTGGGTAGGTGCTCTTATCGTCGACGTGCAACAACCGCTTCTTTTGGTAACCGCCCCAGGCACAGAGGAAGAAGCCGTTACCAGATTGAGCCGTGTGGGCTTCGACAATGTAATTGGCTATTTAGAAGGCGGTTTCCCCGCTTGGAAAGAGGCCATGAAAGAGGTAGACAGCGTCCACCGCATAACGGCACAAGAGTTTGCGTCCGAGTTCAACCTTGAAACCAGCAAGGTAATCGATGTACGCAAAGAATCTGAGTATCAGGCGGAGCACGTGGAAGACGCTTTCAACCGCCCTTTGGCTTATATCAACGACTGGGTTGGCGACATAAACCCTGAAGAACATTTCTTCTTGCACTGTGCCGGCGGTTACCGCAGCATGATGGCAGCCAGTATTCTTCAGGCTCGTGGATACCGCAATTTCTCGGAAATCGAAGGCGGATTCAAAAGCATTTCAGAAACCAATTTACCTAAAACAGATTTCGTTTGCCAGAGCAAGGTCTTTGCAAGCTAA
- a CDS encoding sulfite exporter TauE/SafE family protein, protein MLSAIYIGLITGLIGSFHCLGMCGPLVLALPMGSFSKQKKIAALLTYHFFRVMGYLLIGFIIGMFGEAAGVFGLQRELSIVGGLLIISFTLFHYRLPSFSGKIQKWIARLVKKQKLYAFPIMGFLNAFLPCGMSFLAIATALAYGNTIYSTTFLFFFGFGNSLVLISAYFGWVALKNRFRLNMNRFLPIYSILLGLFLILRGSNLGIPYVSPENLGELFNPVARHIPLCH, encoded by the coding sequence ATGCTCTCAGCTATTTACATAGGATTAATCACCGGACTAATTGGCAGCTTCCACTGTTTGGGAATGTGCGGCCCTTTGGTTCTGGCTCTTCCTATGGGTAGCTTTTCAAAACAAAAGAAGATAGCCGCATTGCTGACCTACCACTTTTTCAGGGTAATGGGCTATCTTCTAATCGGTTTTATTATCGGTATGTTTGGCGAAGCGGCCGGCGTATTTGGACTGCAAAGAGAACTTTCCATTGTAGGCGGATTGCTCATTATTTCCTTTACGCTTTTTCACTACCGCTTGCCTTCTTTCTCTGGGAAAATCCAGAAATGGATTGCCCGATTAGTCAAGAAACAAAAACTTTACGCCTTCCCGATCATGGGCTTTCTCAACGCATTTTTGCCCTGCGGGATGAGTTTTCTGGCCATTGCTACGGCTTTGGCCTACGGAAATACCATTTACTCTACAACCTTTCTATTTTTCTTTGGATTTGGGAACAGCTTGGTTCTGATCTCGGCATACTTTGGTTGGGTCGCACTGAAAAACAGGTTCAGGTTAAACATGAATCGCTTTTTACCCATTTACAGTATACTTCTGGGCTTGTTTTTAATTCTTCGCGGATCCAATTTGGGCATTCCTTATGTGAGTCCCGAAAACCTCGGAGAATTGTTCAATCCAGTGGCCAGACACATTCCGCTATGCCATTAG
- a CDS encoding cbb3-type cytochrome c oxidase N-terminal domain-containing protein: protein MFKQYIHAVSSSDKYLIFSLLVFVSFFLLVGLYLFFVDKKHIEKMKSLPLAETKASAFGLLFMPLGLIQKPSTLEDFIIDLTLGVLTLTLALLAIYLLLVVKKLKNVLVAKNQTEEEKAAEVVDDRSTWQKILGLNILSQEKSLLIDEDHDGIYELDNPTPFWFMSLFYGTIFIAVVYMVYYHMIGDGKVMESEYAAQNAHMDQVKADYMERYAASISAESVTQLTDAAEVAEGKGIFDKNCIACHGALGEGGVGPNLTDKYWLHGGGIKNVFKVITNGVPEKGMISWKDKLNPLQIQKVGSYILSLQGTNPPNAKEPQGETYEETAE from the coding sequence ATGTTTAAGCAATACATACATGCGGTAAGCTCGTCAGACAAATACCTGATATTTTCACTTTTGGTCTTTGTCTCGTTTTTCCTACTCGTAGGTCTCTATCTGTTTTTCGTGGACAAAAAACACATCGAAAAAATGAAAAGCCTGCCTTTGGCTGAAACAAAGGCCAGTGCATTCGGCTTGCTCTTCATGCCTTTGGGTCTGATTCAAAAGCCGAGCACATTGGAAGATTTCATTATCGACCTCACCTTGGGAGTGCTCACCCTCACCTTGGCTCTATTGGCCATTTATCTTCTTTTGGTCGTGAAAAAGTTGAAAAACGTACTCGTGGCCAAAAACCAAACCGAAGAAGAAAAGGCGGCTGAAGTGGTAGACGACCGTTCAACTTGGCAGAAAATTTTGGGCCTTAATATTCTTAGTCAAGAAAAATCGCTTCTGATCGACGAAGACCACGACGGTATTTATGAACTCGACAACCCCACTCCATTCTGGTTCATGTCGCTTTTCTACGGTACCATTTTCATAGCGGTGGTCTACATGGTTTATTACCATATGATCGGCGACGGCAAAGTGATGGAAAGCGAATATGCCGCACAAAACGCCCACATGGATCAGGTAAAAGCAGATTATATGGAACGCTATGCCGCCAGTATCAGTGCCGAATCGGTGACGCAACTTACCGATGCCGCAGAAGTGGCAGAAGGCAAGGGCATTTTCGACAAAAACTGTATTGCCTGCCACGGGGCCTTGGGCGAAGGCGGTGTAGGGCCAAACCTTACCGATAAATATTGGCTGCATGGTGGCGGAATCAAGAATGTATTCAAAGTCATTACCAATGGGGTTCCCGAAAAGGGCATGATCTCTTGGAAAGACAAATTGAATCCCTTGCAGATTCAAAAAGTGGGCAGCTACATTTTAAGCTTACAGGGCACAAACCCACCCAATGCCAAAGAACCTCAAGGAGAAACTTACGAAGAAACGGCAGAATAA
- a CDS encoding YeeE/YedE family protein has product MKLITQNLKFSLVGIAFGIIFVKSEVINWYRIQEMFRLQSFHMYGIIGSAVLVGMLSVWLIKKFNIKTLSGDTISLKPKQFHKGQIFGGLLFGLGWALTGACPGPLFAQIGHGQLGVVFTLISAIFGTWLYGFLRDKLPH; this is encoded by the coding sequence TTGAAATTAATCACGCAAAACCTGAAATTCAGTCTGGTCGGTATCGCTTTTGGAATCATATTTGTCAAATCCGAAGTGATCAATTGGTACCGCATTCAAGAAATGTTCCGCCTCCAAAGTTTCCATATGTACGGCATCATCGGCAGTGCCGTGCTGGTGGGTATGCTCTCGGTTTGGCTGATCAAAAAATTCAACATTAAAACACTTTCCGGAGATACAATTAGCCTCAAGCCGAAACAATTTCACAAAGGTCAAATATTTGGCGGATTGCTTTTTGGCTTGGGCTGGGCTTTGACAGGAGCTTGTCCGGGGCCTTTGTTTGCTCAAATTGGGCATGGACAACTCGGTGTTGTTTTTACGTTAATATCGGCAATCTTTGGCACTTGGCTGTATGGCTTTTTGCGGGATAAACTCCCGCACTAG
- a CDS encoding response regulator, producing the protein MKKKIAIIEDNLELRENIEEILELNGYDVRAADNGRTGVDLVNDFLPDLVVCDIMMPILDGFGVLHLLSKQPETASIPFIFLTAKAERHDMRKGMEMGADDFITKPFDDIELISAIESRLRKIDLIAKPFSNRLNAFEELLFRRGSLKAVESFASSYEKREFKKKSIVYLEGDWPRYLYYVKSGKIKTFKTNDDGKELILNIYGEDSFFGFTALIKDEQMADSAQVIEDAELIMIPKSEFYSIIYGNKEVLKKLIEILSTDLEKQEGQLLKMAYNSVRKRVADALIELIDSYSGDLKGKGYKIARENIANYAGTSLETCIRTLSEFKENKLIEIEGGRIRLLDREALVRLKI; encoded by the coding sequence ATGAAAAAAAAGATAGCCATAATTGAAGACAACCTCGAACTGAGAGAAAACATTGAAGAAATACTAGAACTGAACGGATACGATGTAAGGGCGGCCGACAACGGCAGAACCGGTGTAGACTTGGTCAATGATTTTTTGCCCGATTTGGTGGTGTGCGATATAATGATGCCCATTTTGGATGGCTTCGGTGTATTGCATCTCCTTTCCAAACAGCCAGAAACTGCCTCTATTCCGTTTATTTTCTTAACTGCCAAAGCCGAACGACACGATATGCGTAAGGGTATGGAAATGGGAGCAGATGACTTCATCACAAAGCCTTTCGACGATATTGAATTGATTAGTGCCATTGAGAGCAGGTTGCGTAAAATTGATTTGATTGCCAAGCCTTTCAGTAACAGACTGAATGCTTTCGAAGAACTTCTCTTTAGGCGTGGAAGCCTGAAAGCCGTGGAAAGTTTTGCTTCGAGCTATGAAAAGCGGGAGTTCAAGAAGAAAAGCATTGTGTATCTCGAAGGCGACTGGCCGCGGTATTTGTATTATGTGAAAAGCGGGAAAATCAAAACTTTCAAAACCAATGACGATGGAAAGGAACTGATTTTGAACATTTACGGAGAAGACAGTTTCTTCGGTTTCACGGCCCTGATCAAAGACGAGCAAATGGCCGACAGTGCCCAGGTAATCGAAGATGCCGAATTGATCATGATTCCGAAAAGTGAATTTTATTCGATTATTTACGGCAACAAAGAAGTGCTGAAAAAATTGATCGAAATCTTATCGACCGATCTGGAGAAACAGGAGGGGCAATTGTTGAAAATGGCCTATAATTCTGTTCGCAAAAGAGTAGCCGATGCGTTGATTGAGCTCATCGATTCGTACAGCGGAGATTTGAAAGGCAAGGGCTATAAAATTGCACGCGAAAACATTGCCAATTACGCGGGTACATCACTCGAAACCTGCATCCGCACGCTCTCTGAATTCAAAGAAAATAAATTGATTGAAATAGAGGGCGGGCGAATCAGGCTCTTGGATAGGGAAGCTTTGGTCCGTTTGAAGATCTAA
- a CDS encoding YeeE/YedE family protein has product MFELLREPWPWYVAGPLIGLTVPLLLILDNKSFGISSSLRHICASCFPSNIDFFKYNWKAEAWNLFFVAGIAIGAFLSAHFLENPEPLQINPDLASELKTYGLDQFDNLLPAKLIGIQALGHFKGFIFMILGGFLVGFGARYAGGCTSGHAIMGLSNLQWPSLVATVCFMLGGFLMANVLMPIILSF; this is encoded by the coding sequence ATGTTTGAATTACTTAGAGAGCCCTGGCCATGGTATGTGGCCGGGCCTTTAATTGGCCTTACTGTGCCTTTATTATTGATCCTAGACAACAAATCTTTCGGTATCAGCTCATCACTTCGGCACATTTGTGCCTCTTGCTTTCCATCGAATATCGACTTTTTCAAATACAATTGGAAAGCCGAAGCGTGGAACCTGTTTTTTGTAGCCGGCATTGCCATCGGAGCCTTTTTGAGTGCTCATTTTCTCGAAAACCCCGAACCGCTGCAAATTAACCCCGACTTGGCAAGCGAGCTCAAAACCTATGGTTTGGACCAATTTGACAATCTATTGCCCGCAAAGCTTATCGGCATTCAGGCCTTGGGCCATTTCAAAGGGTTCATTTTTATGATTCTTGGAGGATTTCTGGTGGGTTTTGGAGCCCGCTATGCAGGTGGATGCACAAGTGGACATGCCATTATGGGCCTTTCGAATCTGCAATGGCCTTCCCTCGTTGCTACCGTTTGCTTTATGCTTGGCGGTTTTCTCATGGCCAATGTCTTGATGCCAATCATTCTTTCATTTTAA
- a CDS encoding FixH family protein produces MNWGKALAVLLISFISFIGFLAYKMISSKIELVNKDFYSAEIQFQKRIDQKQNTLKYEQKPEITDSGNEIKIDFKSPVEKGIVEFYKPNNAQSDFSREIEPLSQKLAIGKSKLEKGRWLIKITWDAQNKTFYSEQTVII; encoded by the coding sequence ATGAATTGGGGAAAAGCATTGGCCGTACTCTTGATCAGCTTCATTAGCTTCATAGGCTTTTTGGCCTACAAAATGATCAGCAGCAAAATTGAGCTGGTGAACAAGGATTTTTATTCGGCAGAAATTCAGTTTCAAAAACGAATCGACCAGAAACAAAACACCTTGAAATACGAGCAAAAACCGGAAATCACGGATTCTGGAAATGAAATCAAAATCGACTTCAAAAGCCCTGTCGAAAAAGGCATTGTAGAATTTTATAAGCCCAACAATGCCCAAAGCGATTTTAGCCGAGAGATTGAGCCACTTTCACAAAAACTCGCAATCGGTAAAAGCAAACTGGAAAAAGGACGGTGGTTGATAAAAATCACCTGGGATGCACAAAACAAAACTTTCTATTCAGAACAAACAGTAATTATTTAA
- a CDS encoding sulfite exporter TauE/SafE family protein, whose protein sequence is MHLLGFLAAILIGVSLGLIGGGGSILTVPVLVYIFGIDPLLATTYSLLIVGISSSFGVIAYFRQGLINTTAIGLFGLPSVVSIFITRKFILPQIPDTLFQWGQFTLTKELLIMVLFSVLMIAASYSMIKSESKSKPIIRIKESRFVIGVEGALVGFLTGLVGVGGGFLIIPALVMLGKIPVKEAIGTSLAIIVINSIIGFLSSLGHHSMDWTLLLSVSAFAVLGIFLGTFLSKKLNGQQLKPAFGWFVLIMGIYILIRETVLQA, encoded by the coding sequence ATGCATCTATTAGGCTTTTTGGCAGCCATTTTAATTGGTGTTTCTTTGGGTTTAATTGGCGGCGGGGGGTCGATTCTCACTGTACCCGTGCTTGTCTATATTTTTGGGATTGACCCGCTGCTCGCCACCACATATTCTTTGCTTATTGTGGGCATTTCAAGCTCATTTGGGGTAATTGCCTACTTTCGGCAGGGCCTGATCAACACCACGGCCATCGGCCTTTTCGGCCTTCCTTCTGTGGTTTCCATTTTCATTACCCGGAAATTCATTTTACCGCAGATTCCCGATACGCTTTTCCAATGGGGGCAATTCACGCTCACCAAAGAATTGCTGATTATGGTGCTTTTTTCTGTACTGATGATCGCCGCATCTTATTCGATGATCAAATCGGAAAGCAAATCCAAACCGATCATACGAATAAAAGAAAGCCGGTTTGTAATTGGCGTGGAAGGGGCCCTTGTGGGTTTTCTCACGGGCCTTGTGGGCGTGGGTGGCGGTTTCTTGATCATCCCGGCTCTGGTAATGTTGGGCAAAATCCCTGTAAAAGAAGCCATCGGCACGTCCCTGGCCATCATTGTCATCAATTCCATCATTGGTTTTTTGAGCAGCCTGGGGCATCACAGCATGGATTGGACACTCCTGCTGAGTGTTTCGGCATTTGCTGTACTGGGCATTTTTCTGGGCACTTTCCTTTCCAAAAAGCTGAATGGACAGCAACTAAAACCTGCTTTTGGATGGTTTGTATTGATAATGGGCATTTACATTCTGATTAGAGAAACCGTCTTACAAGCCTAA